In the Phaseolus vulgaris cultivar G19833 chromosome 7, P. vulgaris v2.0, whole genome shotgun sequence genome, one interval contains:
- the LOC137828355 gene encoding DNA damage-repair/toleration protein DRT100, which translates to MQTFTFLYLTIISLSLVLFHSTILVQALTSPLDVAALKAFKDSIKPSSIASSSCLASWNFTTDPCSLPRRTSFICGFTCTADSRRISQITLDPAGYSGTLTPLISRLSQLTTLDLSDNSFFGSIPSSISSLYNLQTLTLRSNFFSGPIPPSITTLKSLQSLDLSHNSLYGYLLNSMNSLTKLRRLDLSFNKLTGSIPKLPPNLLELAIKANYLYGPLQKQSFEGMNQLEVVELSDNKLSGTVESWLFSLPSLQQVNLSNNTFTAVQISGSRAADGGTGSRSNLVALDLGFNRIRGYAPANLASFPALSSLSIRHNALRGAIPLEYGHIKSLRRLFLDGNFLSGNPPAGLVAAGTTVSGSLGDNCLQACPRSSPLCSPPQKAISVCKRGYGGRPTSTPTP; encoded by the coding sequence ATGCAAACCTTCACTTTCCTCTACCTCACCATCATTTCCCTCTCTCTCGTCCTCTTCCACAGCACCATCCTAGTCCAAGCCCTCACCTCACCCTTAGACGTTGCAGCACTCAAAGCCTTCAAGGACTCGATCAAACCCTCCTCCATCGCATCCTCCTCTTGCCTCGCCTCATGGAACTTCACCACCGACCCATGCTCACTCCCTCGCCGCACCAGCTTCATCTGCGGCTTCACCTGCACCGCTGACTCCAGAAGAATCAGCCAAATCACTCTCGACCCAGCAGGCTACTCCGGCACACTCACCCCACTAATCTCTCGACTCTCACAACTCACCACACTTGACCTCTCCGATAACAGCTTCTTCGGCTCAATCCCCTCTTCAATCTCCTCTCTCTACAACCTCCAAACCTTAACCCTCCGATCCAATTTCTTCTCCGGCCCAATCCCTCCCTCCATAACCACCCTCAAATCGCTCCAATCTCTCGACCTTTCACACAATTCTCTTTATGGGTATCTGCTAAACTCCATGAACTCCCTCACCAAACTCCGCAGACTCGATCTCAGCTTCAACAAACTAACCGGTTCAATCCCCAAACTCCCACCCAACTTGCTCGAACTCGCGATCAAGGCCAATTACCTATATGGGCCTCTCCAAAAACAGAGCTTTGAAGGGATGAACCAGTTAGAAGTGGTGGAGCTAAGCGATAACAAGCTCTCCGGCACGGTAGAATCGTGGCTCTTCTCTTTACCGTCGCTGCAGCAAGTAAACCTGTCCAACAACACCTTCACGGCGGTGCAGATCTCGGGGTCACGCGCGGCCGACGGGGGAACCGGCAGCCGCAGCAACCTCGTCGCGCTCGACCTCGGGTTTAACAGAATCCGAGGCTACGCGCCCGCGAATCTCGCCTCGTTTCCCGCGCTGTCGTCCCTCTCCATTCGCCACAACGCGCTACGTGGCGCGATCCCTCTGGAGTACGGCCACATCAAGTCCTTAAGGCGGCTCTTCCTCGACGGAAACTTCCTCAGCGGAAATCCGCCGGCAGGTCTTGTCGCCGCCGGCACGACGGTTTCCGGGAGCCTGGGGGACAATTGTCTGCAGGCGTGTCCCAGGTCGTCGCCGCTGTGCTCGCCCCCACAGAAAGCAATCTCCGTTTGCAAGCGAGGCTATGGTGGTAgaccaacatcaacaccaacaCCGTAA